Part of the Arvicanthis niloticus isolate mArvNil1 chromosome 2, mArvNil1.pat.X, whole genome shotgun sequence genome, GCAGAATGCCCTTGGGACCCTAAGCTTCCACCGTCATTCTGCCCTCACACCTCGGTACCCAAATTATTCACTTCCCTCTAGCAAAAAGAGAGTCTGAAAACCCCCGGAGTTCCCGGGAGGGCAGAGGCACTGCCACTGACCCCTGCGAGGCTCTCCTTGTCCCCAGTCTATCTATATTCTCCCTTTCTACCCTGGCTTCTCCGAGCCCACCCTGGGGACTCCTTGCCCGTCGAGCTTCCACGTCCTACTCCTTGACTCGAGGGGTTAGGAGCAGCCTGGACTCTGCGGCCGGGGCAGCGACCGGGCGGCCGCCTCTACAAGTGGGGCGGCGGGACGCAGCGCAAACTCCGTCCCTCGCCTGGGCGGAGGCGGTGGGGAGAGGCGCGGACGCGGCGCGGGGCTGCTCGCCCCAGGCTTACCTCTGCGCgcgggcggcgggcggcgggcgCGCGGGGCAGCCGCTCCTGAGGCCGGGGGGATGTGGCCGGCGCCTGGGAGGCGGCGCTCCCGCCAGGGCTGCGCTGGAGCTCCGCGCAGACGCTCTCCCGCGGTCTGCGGCAGCCCGGGGCGGTGGCGCCGGCGACAGCTCTGCGCCGCGGGGGCCCCGGAACTGTCCGACCCAGCAGGAGCGCGGGCTGAGCGGCCGCTCGCGGGCTCCACGCTCGGCGCCTGCGCGCCCGGCCTCGCCCAGGTGAGGGGCGTGTGCCCGAGTCCGCGCGGGCCACGGGGACAGGCGTGAGGACGGACGGGCGAGGCGCTCGGCGCGGGATGCTGCGGCCGGGGTGGGGAACGCCGCAGAGACGCCCCGGGGGCGGCGCCGCCTCACACCCTGCCCGGTCACCGGGTCCCACGCGCCCCTCAGCCTCCAGCAAGGGTCGAGGGGTGGGGGGTTCCCCAAGGCGGGATGCCAACCTCGCGCGCGCGGGGGCCGACGTGTCACCTATTGGCCGAGCGGACTGAAACTCTTCTTGGAGATGCTGGCCACCAAGTATGGGGCTCTGCCCGCGCGTGCAGCTCCAGGCTGGCAGGCGACACGGAGCAGCCACCGCGGGGGCCCAGGGTTTCGCAGCCGGGAGAGGACCTGCGAGGCTCTTGCGCAAGGGAGGGGCTTGCGGGCTCCCACTGCCAGACCTGGCTGATTGAAGTTTCAAAAACTAAACCGTGTCAGGGGTTCCCCCGGTGTAAGCCATCTTCTGAAAATAGTGTAGACAGAGCCAGGGCGCTTATTTCTGCGACGGAGAGCACTTCAAAGAAAACACTGGGGAGAAGGAAACATAATTTTAAGAGCTCAGTCTTCTGAGATGACTTCTTCGGGAAGAAATTCAAGAGTAACAAATGACAAGGGAACTGTGGTAGGCAgcaaagatgatttttttaaaaaaccagatgactcgactttaaaatatttttctttggatCTTGTCTTAGATGATTGACATAAAGGCCATAAATAATTAATCCGGCAGCTGTTAATGTCTTGGCATAGAGTCCAGAGTAAATATCTTCAAGTCCAGCCAAAGCCAGTGCTGCTTCCGGGGTGGGTTTGAGATCTGACGAATGCATACTGCATTCTAGAAGGAGCCTTCCGAAGGagcagcttgctttttttttttttttttttttttttaaatccacctTGGAATGTCAGCTCATTGCAGGCGCCAGCGCACCTGAGGTAACCAGCGTGAGAAAGGACATTAATCTGACTGATGgtctttatatttttagaatCCAAACATTTTCTAGCTGGGCTGGCTCACTCTACTAAAGACAGACCCAAACTGGTATGTTTCTTGTTACTACTACCTCTATTCAAAATAACTACAGGAGGCAAACTGCAAAATTCATAACCCCCAAAAGAACATGAAGAACTATAATTGTTTGTAGAGTCCTTTTTTAAAGTGATGGCTGTAACATGTCTTCCTGTCCATGAAGGTTATATTGAAAGTAAGCATTTTATGAGTCCTGAGAATGGAGCTCTGGCAAACTGAGAGCAGCAGGAAATTCTATGAGCAAAGCACCCAGATCCCAGGCTCTTGCAGTTGAGAGTTGAAAGCAGTGTGGTTGCCTTAGCTCACTCTCAACCTCCCAAGTATTAGCAATCTAAGGTGCAGGGGGTGAGGGTGCTTCTGGAGGCCTCCACCCAACACTTTTGACTGTTCTTGGATGaggaaaaataatgaagaagCCCTATGGACTGAGCACCTATGAGAagtgctccccatggcttgcacAGTTTAGCAGGATGTGCAGTTTTTATGACCTGCAATCTGCAACTATACCCTCCTCTCCTCGCTGTCTATTTTTAATCACTTATAGCTGAGATGTATGGTAGAAAATAATTTGAGGGTTGCAATACCTAACAATAGCTGAAAGAAGCATAAAATATTTGCAGACgagtctcaattttttttaacctctgaCTTAAGAGATAAAGAACTATGTCCTTCATGTCCCTTAACCAAGGCAAGATAATGGCTTCTGGAAGCTCACATCCCAAAAACAATTGGTACACCTTCCCAGAAAATACACTTCAATGTGGAAACATGGAAACTGAAAGATGGATagggaaaattaaattaaacctaAGCTTTCCTTTGAAAGTATGCAAAGTTGGCATTGACTATGCTTTTCCAGAGCTGTGTGCTGTAGGGGACCTTCTGGTTCTCTGGCCCACCTGACCTTTCCTTGAAAccagtgttcagcaagagagatcTGCCACTCTAATCTAGGAGCATCCAGATAGTCACACACCAGGCTAGCACATCACGGAGACACCCCTCCCTGGAAGGAACAGAGCAGAAAGAGGTTCATTTAAGTCTTGCCCCAATTTGTGTTTATGAGGTAACTGCTTCCTAGGTATCCTCTGAAAATCATACTAAATGCAGTCTAACTTCTTTCCGGTAATCTTGTTAATCCCCCTGCCCAGTAGATACCAGTGATCAACAGGCCATCAACTGATTTGAAAGCTTTAGAAATCACATGGTATTATGTTGCAATAGCACAGGTGAACTTTCACACAGCACATTATCTTATAAAACAAGCTCCTGGTGACATTATGTATTTCTTTGCAGCCGTCAGTGAGACTCCATTCTCGGGTACAGGAGTATACTTTGAAAGCCAAAGGAACTTTGTCGAGGAAGATAAAGCTAGAATCTAAACTTGAGCTGTAGCTTTCCAGCATAGGACTTCCATTCTATGGCACGTGACTGAAAACAGTAGCCTGTCTCTATGCAACACTGCAATTCTGGAAAGCCGTGATACATGGGAATCACATAAAAGCACAAGACAACCATTGATTGATGGGTGGAAGTCTCATTCATGTTTCTTGTTTCCCTCATTGCCTCTCTAGGTGCTATGCAACCCGTCACAGCATTTTATAAATCCTATTTCACTTTCCCAACAGTCTCCTCTAGGAAGCCTCATTACCTTGGGATGGTACCACTTCTtcaagatgaagaaaaaataataattcccaCGAGGGAAGGCTTGAGTTCTGACCATGCATGTGACTAGCATTACCCTCTaaaatccacattttaaaaaagtgtgcatgtgtgtgtgtgtgtgtgtgtgtgtgtgtgtgtgtgtgtgtacatggcacattatgtgtggaagtcagaggataacttgtgggactcagttctctcttttcacctgggtattgaattcaggtcaccaggTCACTGGGCGTCACGGCAAGGGCCGTTAcctgctgaaccacctctctgGCCTACTTCATCACAGGAGAATAAAAATATCTTCTTTATAGCATTATCCTTAagaccaaaacaaataaaaagatattttgtaGATTTCAAAAGATACCACAAGAGtttattataatttgttttaa contains:
- the LOC143441226 gene encoding uncharacterized protein LOC143441226, with the translated sequence MSFLTLVTSARSGSGSPQAPPLRKSLAGPLPAAKPWAPAVAAPCRLPAWSCTRGQSPILGGQHLQEEFQSARPIGDTSAPARARLASRLGEPPTPRPLLEAEGRVGPGDRAGCEAAPPPGRLCGVPHPGRSIPRRAPRPSVLTPVPVARADSGTRPSPGRGRARRRRAWSPRAAAQPALLLGRTVPGPPRRRAVAGATAPGCRRPRESVCAELQRSPGGSAASQAPATSPRPQERLPRAPAARRPRAEVSSIHESIAAPPPHMTFASGSTPDLHKAPQ